The following proteins come from a genomic window of Companilactobacillus pabuli:
- a CDS encoding alpha/beta hydrolase produces MKKGQWPILYIHGFRGGDYTTQKMIESALKCNGKKSDQFLKANINWRGKVTYEGTWTDDEHPIVQVVFQNKWVGSNQMEYWLVKLLFDLRLKHEFTTYDAIGHSLGAVALVLVNLREKMRPYMPRLKKLVLIAGPFNGIIGLGDLPNVNRVRPNGRPAFMSPTYFRIFMNKNNISDDLRVLNIFGNVGDHSNSDKYISVTSAKSISYILKPRVKEYNEYLIKGTNAEHSMLHDDSEILKTVNGFIYYNPLP; encoded by the coding sequence ATGAAAAAGGGACAATGGCCGATACTCTACATCCACGGATTTCGTGGTGGAGACTATACGACACAAAAAATGATTGAATCAGCTTTGAAATGTAACGGTAAAAAATCAGACCAATTTCTCAAAGCTAATATTAACTGGCGTGGCAAAGTTACATATGAAGGAACTTGGACTGACGACGAACATCCAATTGTGCAAGTTGTCTTCCAAAACAAGTGGGTTGGCAGTAACCAAATGGAATATTGGTTAGTGAAACTCTTATTTGACTTACGCTTAAAGCATGAATTTACTACATATGACGCCATTGGACACTCTCTTGGAGCAGTCGCCTTAGTTCTAGTCAATCTAAGGGAAAAAATGCGTCCTTATATGCCACGACTCAAAAAACTAGTGCTCATTGCAGGACCTTTCAACGGAATTATTGGACTAGGTGATCTTCCCAACGTCAACCGAGTTCGTCCCAATGGTCGTCCTGCTTTCATGAGTCCTACATATTTTAGAATATTTATGAATAAAAACAATATTTCAGATGACCTACGAGTTTTAAATATTTTTGGAAACGTCGGTGACCATTCAAATAGTGATAAATACATTTCGGTTACTTCAGCCAAATCCATCTCATATATTCTCAAACCACGGGTAAAAGAATATAACGAATATTTAATTAAGGGGACTAATGCAGAACATTCAATGCTCCACGACGATTCTGAAATTTTAAAAACGGTTAATGGTTTCATTTACTATAATCCGTTACCATAA
- a CDS encoding L-lactate dehydrogenase, which produces MIGTGNVGAACAHYIVASGFVDDLVLIDKNEKKVKSDALDFEDAMANLPFHTNIFVNDYSQLDDTDVIISAVGNIKLQDRVVPDRFAELGFTSDAVTDVAKKIQQTKFHGCIVVISNPNDVMVSIYQKITGLPKNQVMGTGTLLDSARMKRAVGAALDVDQRSVEGYNLGEHGNSQFTAWSTVKVMDRSIKDWAQEDGLDLDKLNEDIRMGGFTVFSGKKYTNYGISTAAVKLTLAVLNDAHIELPVSNYREEYGTYLSFPAIIGRKGVIKQVQLDLPQEELDKLQYSADFIKSKLAEQTSE; this is translated from the coding sequence ATCATCGGAACTGGTAATGTAGGAGCTGCCTGTGCGCATTATATCGTAGCTAGTGGTTTCGTCGATGATTTAGTTTTGATTGATAAGAATGAAAAGAAAGTAAAATCCGATGCGTTGGATTTTGAAGATGCAATGGCTAATTTGCCGTTCCATACTAATATTTTCGTGAATGACTACTCTCAATTGGATGATACAGATGTGATCATCTCGGCTGTAGGTAATATCAAGTTACAAGATCGAGTAGTACCAGATCGTTTTGCGGAACTAGGATTCACTAGTGATGCCGTGACTGATGTAGCAAAGAAGATTCAGCAAACAAAATTCCATGGATGCATTGTTGTAATTAGCAATCCTAACGACGTCATGGTTTCGATTTATCAAAAAATCACCGGTTTGCCTAAGAATCAAGTTATGGGAACTGGCACTTTGTTGGATTCAGCTCGGATGAAACGTGCTGTTGGAGCAGCTCTAGACGTCGATCAAAGATCCGTTGAAGGATACAATTTGGGCGAACATGGTAATTCACAATTTACGGCTTGGTCCACCGTTAAAGTAATGGATCGTTCCATTAAAGACTGGGCTCAAGAAGATGGTCTTGATCTTGATAAATTGAATGAAGATATCAGAATGGGCGGTTTCACAGTCTTTAGTGGAAAGAAATATACTAATTATGGTATTTCAACTGCAGCTGTGAAGTTGACCTTGGCAGTGTTAAATGATGCTCACATTGAATTGCCTGTTTCTAATTATCGTGAAGAATATGGAACTTACTTATCATTTCCAGCTATTATTGGAAGAAAAGGTGTCATCAAACAAGTTCAATTGGACTTGCCACAAGAAGAATTGGATAAATTGCAATATTCAGCTGATTTCATTAAAAGCAAATTAGCTGAACAGACTTCTGAGTAA
- a CDS encoding RNA-guided endonuclease TnpB family protein, whose product MVLKGIKLRIYPDGYQKELIEYNFGANRFVWNNMLDMMIKRHENNPDLKSLKAFDLNYILTTFKKEHTWLKKAESTSLQVSNKNLFEAYKGFFSKKRKFPRFKSKKYPKQSYQSKFVNNNVEIIDDSYIKLPKLGVMKYKNKKSIPSVIKYVTIRKSSTNKYYAILTVGEDITKLPKTNRSVGLDMGVCDLVICSDGNKYRTVRFDKKLAKKKHYWEKRLARRRTQALKDIQYKKKFGLIDPKSLGQYSNYMKAKLMVAKYSEKIADQRKDYLHKITRELVENNDLIVIEDLKTKNLLGNHSLSRAIANQSWRSLRLMLEYKCEWYGKKLLVVNPFKTSQICANCGYDDGKHGLDIREWDCPSCGIHHDRDVNASKNILNNGLEQALVK is encoded by the coding sequence ATGGTCTTAAAAGGTATCAAACTACGTATATATCCAGATGGTTACCAGAAAGAACTGATTGAATATAATTTTGGCGCTAATCGTTTTGTTTGGAACAATATGTTAGACATGATGATCAAACGTCATGAAAATAATCCTGATTTGAAATCTTTAAAAGCATTCGACTTGAACTATATTTTAACAACTTTCAAAAAAGAACACACTTGGCTAAAAAAAGCTGAAAGCACTAGTCTTCAAGTTTCTAATAAAAATTTATTTGAAGCTTATAAAGGATTCTTTAGTAAAAAGCGTAAGTTTCCACGATTCAAAAGTAAGAAATATCCAAAACAAAGTTATCAATCTAAATTTGTTAATAACAATGTTGAAATCATTGATGATTCTTATATCAAATTACCCAAACTTGGAGTAATGAAATATAAGAACAAAAAATCAATTCCTAGTGTAATCAAGTACGTGACTATTCGTAAATCATCAACTAACAAATATTACGCCATTCTTACGGTTGGTGAAGATATTACTAAATTACCAAAGACAAACAGGTCTGTCGGTCTTGATATGGGTGTTTGTGACCTAGTGATCTGTTCAGATGGAAATAAATACAGGACTGTTCGTTTCGATAAAAAATTAGCTAAAAAGAAACACTATTGGGAAAAACGATTAGCTAGACGACGTACGCAAGCTCTAAAAGATATCCAGTATAAAAAGAAATTTGGACTAATTGATCCAAAGTCTTTAGGACAATATTCAAATTATATGAAAGCTAAACTCATGGTAGCTAAATATAGTGAGAAGATAGCTGATCAACGAAAAGACTACCTTCATAAAATAACTCGTGAATTAGTTGAAAATAATGATTTGATTGTTATTGAAGATTTGAAAACCAAAAATCTTCTTGGCAATCATAGCCTATCACGTGCTATCGCTAATCAATCATGGAGATCGTTAAGATTAATGCTTGAGTACAAATGTGAGTGGTACGGTAAGAAACTTCTGGTTGTTAATCCATTCAAAACTAGTCAAATCTGTGCCAACTGTGGTTACGACGATGGTAAACATGGGTTAGATATAAGAGAATGGGATTGTCCTAGTTGTGGTATTCATCATGATCGTGATGTCAATGCAAGTAAAAACATATTGAATAATGGCTTGGAACAAGCCTTAGTAAAATAA
- a CDS encoding DUF1002 domain-containing protein, with translation MKKLNIILLSLVSVITLGIFTAQSVKADSLSDQPVMTLGTSLTSDQRQGTINALSSQISDSNYKTITVNGDTLVKYLNPSGSSFTSSSGVWSSALIQKTSSGSGINVKIVDYNGKNNITTITADQYRNAAVTAGISDANIYVTSATPIDGSGALAGIYAAYANSGDNLNQSQVNAAQKEMNVLSGITDANKGTDGYSDKQLNNAVAGIKSDMAQKGDNITVNQITTIVNNNLQKNNLQNIINDNQKQQIINLMVQIRNSGALKNSNFKEQASKLSSDIMSKAKNIFNNLNTEENRNFLQRIWDSIVSFFSGLFN, from the coding sequence GTGAAAAAGTTAAATATTATTTTATTGAGTTTAGTATCTGTAATTACTTTGGGAATCTTCACCGCTCAAAGTGTTAAGGCTGATAGTTTAAGTGATCAACCGGTAATGACTTTGGGAACATCTCTAACGAGCGACCAACGTCAAGGTACTATCAACGCTTTATCTTCACAGATCAGCGACAGTAATTACAAAACAATTACTGTCAATGGCGATACTTTAGTTAAATACTTAAATCCAAGTGGTAGTTCTTTTACTAGTAGTTCAGGCGTTTGGTCTTCAGCCTTGATTCAAAAAACTTCATCTGGCTCTGGTATCAACGTCAAAATTGTCGACTATAATGGTAAAAACAATATCACTACTATTACTGCCGACCAATATCGTAACGCCGCAGTTACTGCTGGTATCAGTGATGCCAACATTTACGTAACTTCAGCTACTCCAATCGATGGTTCTGGTGCTTTAGCTGGTATCTACGCCGCTTACGCCAACAGTGGTGATAACTTAAATCAAAGCCAAGTTAACGCTGCTCAAAAAGAAATGAACGTTTTAAGTGGTATTACTGATGCTAACAAAGGAACCGACGGATATTCCGATAAGCAATTAAACAATGCTGTTGCCGGAATCAAATCCGATATGGCCCAAAAGGGCGACAACATCACGGTCAACCAAATCACCACGATCGTAAATAACAACTTGCAAAAGAATAACCTTCAAAACATCATCAATGACAATCAAAAACAACAAATCATCAACTTGATGGTTCAAATTAGAAATTCTGGTGCTTTGAAGAATTCAAACTTCAAAGAGCAAGCTTCCAAATTAAGTAGCGATATCATGAGCAAAGCCAAAAATATTTTCAACAACCTTAATACAGAAGAAAATCGTAATTTCCTACAAAGAATCTGGGATAGCATTGTTTCCTTCTTCAGCGGTTTGTTCAATTAA
- a CDS encoding PRD domain-containing protein, with the protein MYIRQILNNNLLLAEDSNHTEKLIWGRGIGFSNKKNQAYELQKSDKVYTMQSSSHNSKFMDQFNQLLEKVPYEYFKVTSKIIDIAKEYTGNEYDDFLLITLTDHIYFSVGRMKDGIYIGNPFLNDLRVLYEKEYGAAKAGLKYIEEISNLKMPDDEAGFIAIHLIESKINHNDDSGVIKTEILLQRIEEISDLVSSKIRLDKNSVSYNRFLIHLKYLLVRWSLGTENTDDELSDYEAKLYREMIRKNRKLKKVLEIVVNYFQNEMNFTLDTSEKLYLALHIKRLFK; encoded by the coding sequence ATGTACATTAGGCAGATTTTGAACAATAATTTGCTTTTGGCGGAGGATTCTAACCATACAGAAAAATTAATTTGGGGAAGAGGTATAGGGTTTAGCAACAAGAAAAATCAGGCGTATGAGTTACAAAAGAGTGACAAAGTTTATACGATGCAGAGTAGCAGTCACAATTCGAAATTTATGGATCAATTTAATCAGCTGTTAGAAAAAGTGCCGTATGAATATTTCAAAGTCACTAGCAAAATTATTGATATTGCAAAAGAGTACACTGGCAATGAATATGATGATTTTCTATTAATTACTTTAACCGATCATATTTATTTTTCTGTAGGAAGAATGAAAGACGGTATTTACATTGGAAATCCCTTTTTAAATGATTTGCGGGTCCTTTACGAAAAAGAGTATGGGGCAGCCAAAGCAGGTTTGAAATATATTGAAGAGATTTCTAATTTGAAAATGCCGGATGACGAAGCTGGATTTATTGCAATACATTTGATTGAAAGCAAAATTAACCATAACGATGATAGTGGTGTAATCAAAACTGAAATTTTATTACAGAGGATTGAGGAGATTAGCGATTTAGTTTCTTCAAAAATAAGACTTGATAAAAATAGTGTTAGTTACAATAGATTTCTAATCCATTTAAAATATTTACTGGTCAGATGGTCATTGGGGACTGAAAATACAGATGATGAATTATCTGATTACGAAGCAAAATTATATAGAGAAATGATTAGAAAAAATCGTAAGTTAAAAAAGGTTCTAGAAATCGTTGTAAATTATTTTCAAAATGAAATGAATTTCACTTTGGATACATCTGAGAAACTCTATCTAGCATTACATATAAAAAGATTATTTAAATAG
- a CDS encoding ribonuclease H family protein, with translation MQKYYAVRKGKKPGIYLTWPECKKQVDGFANARYKSFTSRVEAEKFLTGTDSYNNNKKSSPKKVTKTSNINDFDVVIYTDGGSRNHGNVKGGHVRTDDKAAWAYHISNNGQTYEGTAGELGATNNRMEIMALIQSIIRLNDLKINQQNAIFVLDSQYVLNAITKNWLNGWKRRGFKKADGSALANVELWKQLDQLLPTVPKKTFEWTKGHATNVGNNRVDELLNETMDKM, from the coding sequence TTGCAAAAATATTATGCAGTAAGAAAAGGAAAAAAGCCAGGCATCTATTTAACATGGCCTGAATGCAAGAAACAAGTCGATGGTTTTGCCAATGCTAGATACAAAAGTTTCACAAGTCGAGTAGAAGCCGAGAAGTTTTTAACGGGAACGGATTCCTACAATAATAATAAGAAGAGTTCTCCTAAAAAAGTAACTAAAACATCAAATATTAATGATTTTGACGTAGTGATCTACACAGATGGCGGATCACGAAATCATGGCAATGTTAAAGGTGGCCACGTTAGAACCGACGACAAAGCTGCTTGGGCTTATCATATCAGTAATAACGGCCAAACATATGAAGGGACCGCAGGTGAGTTAGGTGCAACTAATAACCGCATGGAGATAATGGCCCTAATTCAGAGTATTATTCGATTAAATGACCTGAAAATCAACCAACAAAATGCGATATTTGTCTTAGATTCTCAATATGTCCTAAATGCCATTACTAAAAATTGGTTAAATGGTTGGAAAAGAAGAGGCTTCAAAAAGGCTGATGGCAGTGCTTTGGCAAATGTTGAATTGTGGAAACAACTAGACCAGTTATTGCCAACCGTTCCGAAAAAAACTTTCGAGTGGACTAAAGGACATGCAACTAATGTCGGAAATAATCGAGTTGATGAATTGCTGAACGAAACTATGGATAAAATGTAA
- a CDS encoding D-alanine--D-alanine ligase family protein, with protein MKIVVLSGGRSTERNVSLSSGVKITNALRSKGYEVAYVDSFLGKDIEEDKIDDLFTTEPESESKLIIDDEVLTDEKINALRTDGTRGLLGRNVLKICQHADIVYMGLHGEDGENGKMQAVFDVFDIRYTGSGTLASGLAMDKKYSKEIFVQGNIPTAKYVTTKTAKILSEDIPFNYPMVVKPSNGGSSVGTHIVKNATELRESVADALRFDTEVLIEEYIQGREFSVAIVDGLVLPAVEITVDTGWYDFQHKFQENNVTHFITPPNNLDDETHIKMQALTKKTFEALGMSNYGRVDFLLRDGQLYVMEANTLPGMTPLSLMPREAEAAGISYADLCERIIKSKMKYYENKK; from the coding sequence ATGAAAATTGTCGTTCTTTCAGGCGGAAGAAGTACAGAAAGAAATGTTTCTTTATCTTCCGGAGTTAAAATCACCAACGCACTACGTAGCAAAGGTTATGAAGTCGCATACGTTGATTCATTTTTAGGTAAGGATATCGAAGAAGATAAGATTGATGATCTTTTCACAACTGAACCAGAAAGTGAAAGTAAATTGATTATTGATGATGAAGTCTTAACTGACGAAAAGATCAATGCACTTCGTACCGATGGAACTCGTGGTCTTCTAGGTAGAAACGTTTTGAAGATTTGTCAACACGCCGATATTGTCTACATGGGACTTCACGGTGAAGATGGAGAAAATGGTAAGATGCAAGCTGTTTTCGATGTCTTTGATATTAGATATACGGGAAGTGGTACTTTAGCTTCTGGTCTAGCTATGGATAAGAAATATTCTAAAGAAATTTTTGTTCAAGGCAATATCCCAACAGCTAAGTATGTAACTACTAAGACTGCTAAGATTTTGTCAGAAGATATTCCATTCAACTATCCAATGGTTGTTAAACCTTCTAATGGTGGTTCAAGTGTCGGTACACACATCGTTAAAAATGCGACTGAATTAAGAGAATCAGTTGCTGATGCTTTGAGATTCGATACAGAAGTCTTGATTGAAGAGTACATTCAAGGTCGCGAATTCTCAGTTGCTATTGTTGATGGTTTGGTTCTACCAGCTGTTGAAATTACAGTTGATACAGGTTGGTATGATTTCCAACACAAATTCCAAGAAAACAATGTAACACATTTCATTACACCACCAAATAACTTGGATGATGAAACACACATTAAGATGCAAGCTTTGACTAAGAAGACCTTCGAAGCTCTAGGGATGAGCAACTACGGTCGTGTCGACTTCTTATTACGTGATGGTCAATTGTACGTCATGGAAGCTAACACTTTGCCAGGTATGACACCATTATCATTGATGCCAAGAGAGGCAGAAGCAGCCGGAATTTCATACGCTGATCTTTGCGAAAGAATCATTAAGAGCAAAATGAAGTATTACGAAAATAAAAAATAA
- a CDS encoding L-lactate dehydrogenase encodes MTRKIGIIGMGNVGAACAHYIVAGGFVDDLVLIDKNEKKVKADALDFEDAMANLPYHTNIFVNDYSQLDDADVIISAVGHIKLIGGDHPNRFGELKPTGDDVKEVAAKIKQTKFHGIMVVISNPNDVMTSLYQQVLDFPKERVIGTGTLLDSARMKRAVGKAFKVDPRSVSGYNLGEHGNSQFTAWSTVKVMDQPILKLAKDDGLDLDKINEDVRMGGFTVFDGKGYTNYGISTAAVRLSLAILNDARIELPVSNFREEYGVYLSYPAIVGREGILKQLQLDLPQEELDKLQYSADYIKKNLK; translated from the coding sequence ATGACAAGAAAAATTGGAATCATTGGAATGGGTAACGTTGGTGCAGCCTGTGCTCACTATATCGTTGCCGGAGGATTTGTGGATGATTTAGTTTTGATCGACAAAAACGAAAAGAAGGTCAAAGCTGATGCGTTAGATTTTGAAGATGCAATGGCAAATCTTCCTTACCACACTAATATTTTTGTAAATGACTATTCACAATTAGATGACGCTGACGTAATTATCTCAGCTGTAGGTCACATTAAGTTGATCGGTGGCGACCATCCTAACCGTTTTGGAGAATTGAAACCAACTGGTGACGATGTTAAAGAAGTTGCTGCCAAGATCAAACAAACAAAGTTCCACGGCATCATGGTCGTAATTAGTAATCCTAATGATGTTATGACTTCGTTGTATCAACAAGTGCTAGATTTCCCTAAGGAACGCGTTATCGGAACCGGTACTTTGCTAGATTCAGCTCGTATGAAGCGTGCCGTTGGTAAAGCCTTCAAAGTCGACCCAAGATCAGTTTCTGGCTATAACTTGGGTGAACATGGTAATTCTCAATTTACAGCTTGGTCAACAGTTAAAGTGATGGACCAACCAATTTTGAAACTTGCTAAAGATGACGGTCTTGACCTAGATAAGATCAATGAAGATGTTCGTATGGGTGGTTTCACGGTCTTTGATGGTAAAGGTTACACTAATTATGGTATTTCAACGGCTGCTGTCAGATTGTCATTGGCTATTTTGAATGATGCTCGCATTGAATTACCAGTGTCTAACTTCCGTGAAGAATACGGAGTTTACTTATCATATCCAGCAATTGTAGGACGTGAAGGTATTTTGAAACAATTACAATTAGACTTACCACAAGAAGAATTGGATAAGTTGCAATACTCAGCTGATTACATCAAGAAAAATCTTAAATAA
- a CDS encoding HAD-IC family P-type ATPase, producing MKDETVFDSTSSENSDSDHVPIQNSTKTWQLTSEQLASKYQTDLEKGLTSAEVKRRLDRDGKNELETKKTSKFIQFIKQFNNSIIYILAAAAIMTFLMHRYSDSIVIGLVIIANAIIGYVQERQAGNALEKIRELLVSKNFIFRDDEKLEIDARDLVVGDLVNLEAGDAVPADMRLISADNLSVQESVLTGETNPVEKIEEAIPDDKLPLAERKNMVYASTAVTKGSGLGIVVATAGDTEIGQIQDSVENVKEKPTPLMQNLNSLGFGLSVAIVIAAVVLFIIGYFIDTYTLPTLLISVITMVVGSMPEGLPASTSVVLAMGTRKMTKRNVIVKSLPAVETLGAVDIVNTDKTGTLTKNEMTVQKVVTPNHVFDVTGVGYNADGGVDFAGDLKLGGQTYDWQKDEHMRELVHIAGQTTDAQLHFENNRWELNGEPTDGALTTLYRKMTGKDPEVDEIDSLPFDSAFRFSARLADFEGNRVLMVKGSPSTIMNLSKSDTDKDYWNNQMKNLASDGLRVVALAYQIVDDNLEEIDKDKIGDLNLVGLVGIIDPPREEARKSIHELRMAGIKVKMITGDHPDTAMAIANKLDLDSVVRAITGPEIDAMSDDELTAKIDNYNVFARTTPANKLRIVRAQQANGHVVSMTGDGVNDAPALKQADIGVAMGIKGTEVAKESANMVLADDDFADIVVAVREGRHVFDNIRKTIRFLLPTSFAEGLIVVISILLGQDLPLYPAQLLWINMVSALTIQFAFIFEPPESGIMARGPRNVKAGLLTKLDTFEIVYVSALISGLGIWAFDMLTRQGLPEVVGSTMALNIIIFGKIFYLFNLRNNYPVISKYFFQNKMAFYIIGILILLQMGIIYLPFMQDIFHTTNINFWYGWGIPIIAGFIVLIVTEIGKFIRVRVLRKA from the coding sequence ATGAAAGACGAAACTGTCTTTGATTCTACTTCATCCGAAAATTCCGATTCGGATCATGTCCCGATACAAAATTCTACAAAAACTTGGCAATTAACCAGTGAACAACTGGCTTCAAAATACCAAACGGATTTGGAGAAAGGTTTAACTAGTGCCGAAGTCAAGCGGCGCCTAGATCGTGATGGTAAAAACGAGCTAGAAACCAAGAAAACTTCCAAATTCATCCAATTCATTAAGCAGTTCAACAACAGTATCATCTATATTTTAGCTGCAGCTGCTATTATGACTTTCTTAATGCATCGTTATTCTGATTCAATCGTTATTGGATTAGTAATTATCGCTAATGCCATTATTGGATATGTCCAAGAAAGACAGGCTGGTAACGCTCTAGAAAAGATTCGTGAATTATTAGTTTCCAAAAACTTCATCTTCCGTGATGATGAAAAACTAGAAATCGATGCTCGTGACTTAGTTGTTGGTGACTTAGTCAACCTGGAAGCTGGAGATGCTGTCCCTGCTGATATGCGCTTGATTTCCGCTGATAACTTGAGTGTTCAAGAATCTGTTTTGACTGGTGAAACTAATCCCGTTGAAAAAATTGAAGAGGCCATCCCTGATGACAAACTTCCTTTAGCTGAAAGAAAGAACATGGTTTACGCCTCAACTGCTGTTACCAAGGGTTCTGGACTCGGAATCGTGGTTGCCACAGCCGGCGATACTGAAATTGGTCAAATTCAAGATTCAGTAGAAAACGTTAAAGAAAAACCAACCCCATTGATGCAAAACTTGAATTCATTAGGTTTTGGTTTATCCGTTGCTATTGTGATTGCAGCGGTAGTTCTATTCATTATTGGTTACTTTATCGACACTTATACCCTACCTACTTTGTTAATTTCTGTGATTACCATGGTCGTAGGTTCAATGCCTGAAGGATTGCCTGCTAGTACCTCAGTTGTTTTAGCCATGGGTACTCGTAAAATGACTAAGCGTAACGTTATCGTCAAATCCTTACCTGCTGTTGAAACTTTGGGTGCTGTTGATATCGTTAATACTGATAAAACTGGTACTTTAACTAAAAACGAAATGACTGTTCAAAAAGTTGTCACTCCAAATCACGTCTTCGATGTTACTGGTGTTGGTTACAATGCTGACGGTGGTGTTGATTTCGCTGGTGACTTAAAGCTCGGCGGTCAAACTTATGATTGGCAAAAAGATGAACACATGAGAGAACTAGTTCATATCGCTGGTCAAACGACTGATGCTCAGTTGCATTTTGAAAATAATCGTTGGGAATTAAACGGTGAACCAACTGACGGTGCCTTAACAACACTTTATCGTAAAATGACTGGTAAAGATCCTGAAGTTGACGAAATCGACTCACTGCCATTTGACTCAGCCTTTAGATTCTCCGCTCGTTTGGCGGACTTTGAAGGAAACAGAGTTTTAATGGTCAAAGGTTCCCCTTCAACTATCATGAACCTTTCTAAATCAGACACTGATAAAGACTATTGGAACAATCAAATGAAAAATTTAGCTTCTGATGGTTTACGAGTGGTCGCCTTAGCTTATCAAATTGTCGATGATAACTTAGAAGAAATCGATAAAGACAAAATTGGAGATTTAAACTTAGTTGGTTTAGTCGGTATCATCGACCCACCTCGTGAAGAAGCTAGAAAGTCAATTCACGAACTACGTATGGCTGGTATCAAGGTCAAAATGATTACTGGTGACCATCCTGATACAGCGATGGCAATTGCTAACAAACTAGATTTGGATTCAGTCGTTCGTGCTATCACAGGTCCTGAAATCGATGCTATGTCTGATGATGAATTGACTGCTAAAATCGATAATTACAACGTTTTTGCCAGAACTACACCAGCTAACAAATTAAGAATCGTCCGTGCTCAACAAGCTAACGGACACGTCGTTTCAATGACTGGTGATGGTGTCAACGATGCGCCTGCCTTGAAACAAGCTGACATTGGTGTCGCTATGGGTATCAAAGGTACCGAAGTTGCCAAAGAATCTGCCAATATGGTTCTAGCCGATGATGACTTTGCTGACATCGTAGTGGCTGTTCGTGAAGGTCGACACGTCTTCGATAACATTCGTAAGACAATTCGTTTCCTATTACCTACTAGTTTTGCTGAAGGTTTGATCGTGGTAATTAGTATCTTGCTTGGTCAAGATTTGCCACTTTATCCTGCTCAATTGCTTTGGATCAACATGGTTTCTGCCTTAACGATCCAATTCGCCTTTATTTTCGAACCACCAGAATCTGGAATCATGGCTCGTGGTCCTAGAAATGTCAAAGCTGGTCTACTGACGAAATTAGATACCTTCGAAATCGTCTACGTTTCAGCGCTGATTTCTGGACTAGGAATTTGGGCTTTTGATATGTTAACTCGTCAAGGATTGCCTGAAGTTGTCGGTAGTACGATGGCACTTAACATTATTATCTTCGGTAAAATTTTCTATCTCTTTAATCTAAGAAATAATTATCCAGTTATTTCTAAATACTTCTTCCAAAACAAGATGGCCTTTTACATCATTGGAATCTTGATCTTGCTACAAATGGGAATTATTTATCTACCATTCATGCAAGACATCTTCCACACAACCAATATCAATTTCTGGTACGGTTGGGGAATTCCAATTATCGCCGGATTTATTGTTCTGATCGTGACTGAAATCGGGAAATTTATCCGTGTACGTGTTTTGAGAAAAGCTTAG